The following are encoded in a window of Haliotis asinina isolate JCU_RB_2024 chromosome 14, JCU_Hal_asi_v2, whole genome shotgun sequence genomic DNA:
- the LOC137261932 gene encoding beta-1,3-galactosyltransferase 5-like, with translation MMKACCLALMGVSVAALLVALKYSDFFIQVRVHNYRTRPISGEDPEHSNKHLPTIWTQTVTLSGSSVTSDHDRKQSNNTQIIPPKPKTKLKVQTWNHPKDNPAFFKRREHKVTPLDFKFIIASDVCSNGQTDLIILVLSVTSHRDWRNSIRQTWGSFTHNNTWAGTSLSFVVRLVFLFGETENVSENTDLRKEASENHDIVQANFKESYFNLTYKVMSGLKWVKDHCPGTKFIMKNDEDSFVHIPWLVERLQSTDWNNRIIGPYFTNEIHHTSGKYAVSDHAYPFRVYPPHVKGNIYILPTNMAMQILEAAEYMPYVNMEDAHITGILAKVVGANHKGIPRNEYNPHVRPGVCDFAKRRKFAGRDVSANYARDIWVKLESPKLCKQKMVSERSSISEYRRHKNM, from the coding sequence ATGATGAAAGCTTGCTGTCTGGCCCTCATGGGCGTATCAGTTGCTGCTCTTCTGGTGGCCCTCAAATATTCAGACTTCTTCATACAAGTCCGAGTCCACAACTACAGAACAAGACCCATATCAGGCGAAGACCCTGAACATAGCAACAAACATCTACCTACAATTTGGACTCAAACTGTGACACTGTCAGGAAGCAGTGTTACATCCGACCATGACAGAAAACAGTCGAATAATACGCAGATTATACCacccaaaccaaaaacaaaattaaaagttCAAACTTGGAATCATCCTAAAGACAACCCCGCATTTTTCAAACGTCGGGAACACAAAGTTACTCCATTGGATTTTAAGTTTATAATAGCCAGTGATGTATGCTCTAATGGCCAGACGGATTTAATTATCCTCGTGCTGTCAGTGACTTCACACAGAGATTGGAGGAACTCGATACGTCAGACCTGGGGTAGCttcacacacaataacacatgGGCAGGTACATCCTTATCATTTGTTGTCagacttgtgtttcttttcggagaaactgaaaatgtttcagaaaatacaGACTTACGGAAGGAAGCTTCAGAGAATCATGATATAGTCCAGGCAAATTTTAAGGAAAGTTATTTCAATCTTACCTATAAAGTTATGTCTGGTTTGAAGTGGGTAAAGGATCATTGTCCTGGAACCAAATTCATTATGAAAAATGACGAGGATTCGTTTGTCCACATCCCATGGTTGGTAGAACGTTTACAGTCAACTGACTGGAACAACAGGATCATCGGTCCATATTTCACCAATGAAATCCATCACACATCAGGGAAGTACGCGGTGAGTGATCATGCCTATCCTTTCCGTGTATATCCACCTCATGTGAAAGGCAATATCTATATTCTACCAACCAACATGGCCATGCAGATCCTGGAAGCTGCAGAATACATGCCCTATGTGAACATGGAGGATGCTCATATCACAGGGATTCTTGCAAAGGTTGTTGGGGCAAATCATAAGGGTATACCCAGGAATGAATACAATCCACATGTAAGGCCGGGAGTGTGTGATTTTGCAAAGAGGAGGAAATTCGCTGGAAGAGATGTTTCAGCAAATTATGCAAGAGACATATGGGTTAAATTGGAAAGTCCTAAATTGTGTAAACAGAAAATGGTGTCGGAGAGGAGTAGTATCTCTGAGTACCGGCGGCACAAGAACATGTAG